A stretch of DNA from Pseudomonadales bacterium:
CGCATGAAGCTGCGAAGCTGGTGGCGCTGCACGCGCGATGTTTTGAGGCTCCGCCACCGCCTGGTGAGTGAACTCGTAAATCAGGGAATGTCGTTGCGCGAGATCCGCAGCGCCATGCAGACAGGACAACATCTCCCATCCGGTGTGGACAGCAACTCAGCCTGAACGGGCCGGCCAGTAGTGGCTGTCGGGAAGGGGCCGCGGACCGAACAGAGCCTGACCGATGCGAACTACCGTCGCGCCTTCGCCGATCGCAATCTCAAAATCACTGGACATGCCCATGGAGAGTTCCTGCAGCTGTTCTGCCAGCCTTGACTCCTGGCACAGCCGCTCGCGTAGCCTGCGCATCAGGGCGAAACAACCGCGTACGCGCTCCGGGTCCGGGGAGAACACGGCAAGAGTCATCAATCCACGCACCCGGAGAAACGAATAGGGTGCAAGCCGGTGCAGAAATACCCCAACCTCGTCCGGGTCGAGACCGTACTTACTCGTCTCGCCGGAACTGTTCACCTGCACGTACACGTCCAGCTTCCTGCCTTGCGTCTGCAGCCGCCGATTGAGCTGTTCAGCCAGATCCAGACTGTCGAGGGCCTGGAACTCATGAGCGAAGCGTGCCACGTACTTTGCCTTGTTGCTCTGCAGGTGACCGATCACACTCCAGCGGATCTCCAGCTCGGAAAGTGCATGCGCCTTCCTGAGGGCCTCCTGCACTTTGTTCTCACCGAACTCGCGGCAACCCGCCTCCACGGCGAACCGGATCCGCGCTTCTTCTACAGTCTTGCTCACCGGCAGGATGCGGACTTCCATCGGGTCCCGGCCTGCGGCGCTGCACGCTGCATCGACCCGCGCACGAACAACCGCGAAGCGCTGGCGGAAGTCTTCGGCGGACTGAACCGGCGCGTCGGGGATGGGAAGATTGTGCGGCCCGCCGGCGTTCACGAGACAACTACGGGCAGCCTGGAGAATCCTCCGGCTGGAAACTGTGCCCGCTCGCACGCCTGGTGCGGCACCAGTGCGATGCGCCGGGTTTTACGCAACAGCGTGTCCATAAGCAGACGCAACTCCATCCGCGCCAAAGGTGCTCCCGGACAAACGTGCAGGCCAGCACCATAGAGCAGGTTCTGCTCGCGTTTACGCCGCGGCTGGAAATCGTCCGGATTGCCGAATACTTCCGGGTCCCGGTTGGCCGCCGCCCAGTTCAGAGATACCCGCTCTCCTGCTTTAATCCTGCGACCGCCTATTTCCACGTCCCGTGTCGTTTGCCGACGGTTGGAGACGAGCGGCGCGTGAATGCGCAGGATTTCGTCAATGGCCTCTGGCAAGTCACCAGGCTGCTGGCGCAAGGCCTGCTGCAACAAGGGCTGTTCGGCCAGGTAATGAACGAGGATACCTACACTCGCGGCGATGGTGCCCAGTTCGCCGACGGTCCAGTTGCGCACGATGCTGAAGATCTCCTCATCGCTTAGCACCCGGCCATCTATCTTCTCCCGTTGCAGCCGCCCGGTCACGTCCGGTGGGCCCTGTGCTGCACACCTCCGACGCATGTCGAGTTGCTCGCGGATGTAGGCGTCGAACTCGTCCGCGAGCTGTCTCATGACCTCGCGATCGCCGGCGAGGGTCGCCTGGTGATTTCGGCGCACCCACAGGTTCAGCGGCTCCTGCAAATGATCGGGCCAACCCATAAAGGCGCACTGTATACGTAGCGCAAAAGGTCGGGAGAAACCGCTCATCAGTTCCAATTCGCCTTGTGCGAGGAGCGAGTCGACCATGGAGTCGGCGATGTCGCGGCATACTGGCTCGAACTCACTCATCTGCCGCACGGTGAAGTATGCATCGATGATTCGCCGGTACCGCGTGTGCTCTGGCGGGTCCATGGAGTTGGGTACCGAGCGGTGACTGGACACGACATTGCTGAAGGTTTCATGATCTGCGACTGCACGCATCACATCCGCGTGGCGGAACAGCGACCACCCGAGGTACTTGCTGTATGCGACCGGACATTCCTGTCGCATCCTGTCGTA
This window harbors:
- a CDS encoding cytochrome P450; amino-acid sequence: MDDGPKEDWDPRAPAVLDDAIAAYDRMRQECPVAYSKYLGWSLFRHADVMRAVADHETFSNVVSSHRSVPNSMDPPEHTRYRRIIDAYFTVRQMSEFEPVCRDIADSMVDSLLAQGELELMSGFSRPFALRIQCAFMGWPDHLQEPLNLWVRRNHQATLAGDREVMRQLADEFDAYIREQLDMRRRCAAQGPPDVTGRLQREKIDGRVLSDEEIFSIVRNWTVGELGTIAASVGILVHYLAEQPLLQQALRQQPGDLPEAIDEILRIHAPLVSNRRQTTRDVEIGGRRIKAGERVSLNWAAANRDPEVFGNPDDFQPRRKREQNLLYGAGLHVCPGAPLARMELRLLMDTLLRKTRRIALVPHQACERAQFPAGGFSRLPVVVS
- a CDS encoding YggS family pyridoxal phosphate-dependent enzyme; protein product: MNAGGPHNLPIPDAPVQSAEDFRQRFAVVRARVDAACSAAGRDPMEVRILPVSKTVEEARIRFAVEAGCREFGENKVQEALRKAHALSELEIRWSVIGHLQSNKAKYVARFAHEFQALDSLDLAEQLNRRLQTQGRKLDVYVQVNSSGETSKYGLDPDEVGVFLHRLAPYSFLRVRGLMTLAVFSPDPERVRGCFALMRRLRERLCQESRLAEQLQELSMGMSSDFEIAIGEGATVVRIGQALFGPRPLPDSHYWPARSG